TCGCTTTAGTAGTACCGCAGTGCGGCGCAGTCTGAATATTGTTACCTGTTTGCTGGTTGATTCGCCAGTAGGCAATGGCTTGGTGGTGCGATCGGAGCCGGGTTTTAATTCGCGTCGCCTGGGCGTGGTGGCAAATCAAACCGAAGTCGAACCAGTTGGTTATCCTGCCCTGATTATTACCGCCAATGACCGCGATTGGCTGAAAATCACCGCGCCGATCGAGGGTTGGGTTTCCAATGGCAGCCCAATCAGTAAAGGAAATTTACGTTTATGTGGGTAATTATGGGTAATTATGGGTAATTAGGTAAGCAGTGGGCAGAATCAGCTACCCTAAACATAAATGCTCTCTTAATCGAGATGCCAAACTAACCCACACCAAAAACATATGAGTGAAGCCAAACGTGTTGCCGTGATTACTGGTTCCTATAAGGGGCTAGGACTAGAAACAGGAATTCAATTAGTAGAAAAGGGCTTGCAGGTGATTCTGACCAGCCGCGATCGCCTCAAGGGAGAACCAGTAGCTGCCAAGTTAAAAGAAGATGGTATTCCAGTTGATTATCATCAGCTTGATGTAACCAATCCGTTGAGCATTAGTGAATTAACTGGCTATGTGCGTGATACTTATGGGCATTGGGATGTCTTGGTCAATAATGCAGGTATTTTCCCCGATGCCGACAGTGGCACTATTTTTAATGCCGATCTAGATATCATTCGCCATACCCTCAATACCAATACCCTGGGCGCTTTGAATATGGCGCAGGTGGCAGTGCCATTCATGAAGGCGAATAATTATGGCCGGATTGTGAATGTGTCGTCGGGGATGGGACAGCTAGACGACATGGGCGGACAATATGCCTCCTATCGAATTTCCAAAACTGCGCTTAATGCGGTGACCAGGATTCTTAACGCCGAGCTAGTTGGCACTAATATTTTGGTAAATTCAGTTTGTCCTGGTTGGGTACGCACGGATATGGGCGGTTCTAGTGCGGCGCGATCGGTGCAGGAAGGAGCAGATACGATCGTTTGGTTGGCAACCCTGGCCGATGGCAGCCCCAGTGGTGGGTTCTTCCGCGATCGCCAGTCGATTCCCTGGTAATGCCGCTTCTATGTTTATTTTAGTTATTCAAGCACTAACGTTGATTGCGCCACCGCCGTGCAAACCCATCGAGCACACTAGGGTCTAATTGCCGCTCCAGCCATTGGATCGCATTGGTCTGGTGGGGGAAACGAATCGGATCATAATATCTACACACATTCACCAGATCGATCGGCCTGGTTTGGTTACCAATATTCGATCGCAACGCTGACCAGGTGTTGGCATCAACAATGCCATTGTTAGTCAAATCCCGCCGCGAGCTTTGAAACCGCATCACCGAAGCTTCGGTACCAAAGCCAAACTCACCATCGATCGTGCTGCGATAGAATCCCCGCGCCAGCAATAATCTTTGCAGTTCTGTGACCGCTGGCCCCGATGCCCCCCGCGACAGGATTGGCTCAAAACCAGGAACAGGAGAAGGTTGCGGCCTGGGCGTGGGTGTGGGCGTAGCAGTGTTACCAGTTCGCAATGCTGACCAGGTACTTGGGCCAACTACCCCATCTCCTCGCATCCCCCGCGATTGTTGGAACAGGGTCACCGATTCCAGGGTGGATTGGTCAAAAATGCCATTGATCGAGCTGAGGAAAAAACGGCGATTGCGCAGTAGTTCTTGCAGGGTTCTGACTGCGGGGCCGGTTGCGCCTTGGAATAGGGTCGGATCTGCCATAGCTAATCACTAAAACTAGGTGGGGTTAAGCATTACTTGTGATCCTTATACCATAGCGATACATACCTAATGGTAAAACCTCATATTACTTGGACTTGGGAGTACAATTTTTCAAACCGAGATTGCCTAAATCGAAATTTTGTCCCATGGTTATGACCAGTTCTAGCATCAAAATCAACTAAAGTATCACCTTCTTCAATGGATTGGATAAACCGATC
The sequence above is a segment of the Pseudanabaena sp. PCC 7367 genome. Coding sequences within it:
- a CDS encoding peptidoglycan-binding domain-containing protein — protein: MADPTLFQGATGPAVRTLQELLRNRRFFLSSINGIFDQSTLESVTLFQQSRGMRGDGVVGPSTWSALRTGNTATPTPTPRPQPSPVPGFEPILSRGASGPAVTELQRLLLARGFYRSTIDGEFGFGTEASVMRFQSSRRDLTNNGIVDANTWSALRSNIGNQTRPIDLVNVCRYYDPIRFPHQTNAIQWLERQLDPSVLDGFARRWRNQR
- a CDS encoding SDR family oxidoreductase, which codes for MSEAKRVAVITGSYKGLGLETGIQLVEKGLQVILTSRDRLKGEPVAAKLKEDGIPVDYHQLDVTNPLSISELTGYVRDTYGHWDVLVNNAGIFPDADSGTIFNADLDIIRHTLNTNTLGALNMAQVAVPFMKANNYGRIVNVSSGMGQLDDMGGQYASYRISKTALNAVTRILNAELVGTNILVNSVCPGWVRTDMGGSSAARSVQEGADTIVWLATLADGSPSGGFFRDRQSIPW